The window TGGCCCTTTGTCTAGGTGCCTAAAACCATACATCTAACCCTAAAATATAACAAGCCCGATTAGACAAAGATCGAATATAATATAGCTTTAAGTCTCACCTGGGGGTTGGTATAGCTATTGAAGCTCGCCCGGGACGCAAGAAATCTTGATAGACGTCTGCCTAATATaagaaaaaaacatcaacaGAGCCTGTAAACAGTTTTAACAGGAGGGAAGGTATGATTGGTTCATGAGTCTATGCGTCACCGGGAGAAGGCGGAGTAAAAAGTTCTTAAGTGAGCAAGTTCCAATATAGAAACTACAATCAATTTAGTTTAGAAATGACAGCTTTCCGAAATTGACATTTTCGGTAAACTCAAATTCCCATTCACCATGGACTTtagacaaaaacaaatatagtTGCTTACTTAATAAGGAACTTCAGCCGGCACTATAGAGCAGCTGAATTCAAGTGGTTGAGGCTGAACTTTCTCTTTCGCAGCTAGCTATTTATTCGCCGGTCAAACTTTAATTGCAACATTAAGACATGTTCTGTACATGATAAATGTACAGAACAATGCCCAGCCTTATAGCGTCGTGTGACATGGCTAATATGTCCACATTTTCACATGTTTGCATCACATATCAACAGCTCATGTCAACCTGCTTTATCGGCATGGTAATTTATTCAGTAATTAGCCTCCCTCATTGCAACGGCCCATAGATTCTTCTCACGACCCTGTGAAACCGAAGATCACGGTCTATGTCTACTGAAAATTCAAGCAATCCACGAATTTTGTCACATATACGTCACGTGTCATCTAGCCAAATATATTGGTTGCATGCTGACAAACTGCTAGTTCTGTACCATGGCACATGCTAGTCACATAACTACTTCATGAATCCCAAACCGACGCAATATGTCAAACTGATTAAATAACACCTGACTTTGTCGTATATTGATTTATTCAACAAACCAGATTACCTTGGGACGGAAAAGTTCCTAATCACCGAGGAAAACTCCAGCGAATTTATCATCCACCGATCTTGCAATTTATGTACCCAAAAACTGACAGAAGGAAAGTGACCGTCAGTCAGCTGACCGGTTTCACCTGAGTCAGCAAACGAAAGTACGCTGATCTAATTAAGACTAAGACTTAAGTCTTAAAGCAACTTCTTCTTCCCTATTTTCCGAGACACCGCGTCAGTACAAATTatggattttccatttcagAGTAGTCAGCTACATATCAGTTTCACCTTATTATTTCAATTTTAGATGCACATAGTTGCACGCACTGAAGCCACCCTAACAGTCGCACATTGATAGTTTAGTAGCTTATTCCTTACCAcgaaacaaaaaacaatattGGTGTTCAGACAATTCTAACCTAAGAAATAGGCtgtatgctttattgatgcttctTAATTCAGGTTTCAACTTCATTTAAATTTGGTAATGCGATCATAACAGTATTAAGGGAAAAAACGGCTTATTTCGTTCTAACAGAGAACTTAAAGCAAACTTTCTGATGAATCAATCACATAATTCTACCACTGCTACCATTTGCAATTAAAGTCGATGAAAAATATTTTGACAATAAGCCTAACCCAAATATCCATCGATCTAATCTGCAATCTGCTTTAGTAATTTGATTTCTCTTATTCGTTGTTTAAACAAACACAGTCATACAAATACTTGGTAGGTATTTCATTTCAAACTTTATAGTACATTAATTAAGATTTGAAAGGGGAGTTTAAGATGTTTTATAAAGAATGTTTCACAATAGATTTACAAACATGATCATAGATGGAAAATAATAGAAAAAGAAATAACCAGTCATTAATTTAACtacagcaaaacaaaacaaactttGAAATCTGTACAAGCGTTTATCTAAGCATCCACATCGCCACAGAAAGAAAAAGCACAAGAATGTCTTCAAAGTCCAATTTACCGGGCGACAAAGACACATCAAATCTATTTTACAATATAACTCTTCCAAAAGCAAAACATAAAATATACCAGTCTGTACAATAGATCACCGTTTGACCTTTTGAACCTCATACACACAGGGAGGGGAAAAAGTCAAGCGTAGAAGGTGAGGGAAGACACTTTGTTCCTCTTGGAACATGTCTGATCTCACTTGATATGCAGTGCCTTCTCGTGCGTTTTTAACCGCTTGCGTCGCGGCTCCACAAACTCGTCTTCGGAGTCTTCCGTGAGGTCTTCCTCTTCCGCGGCCttgacctcctcctctgcctccaccgGGAACGTCTGGTCCGGGTAGAGCTCCTGCAGCTTCTCCTCGAAATACACGCTCATGGTTTTGCCGACCTCCGCAATCTCCGAGTCTGCCTgtcatgggaggaggaggggggggatagaATGAAAGAAGGAGGGTAAGAAAAGACACCATTGAATGGAGAAAGAACGAATGGGAGAAGGTggagatgatgaagaggaggaaggggggggggggggtatgtggaggaggagaacatttGAGTGGGTTAACAATCCCAGTGGTAGGGTGAGTCCTGGCTAAACCTTGCTTGTATTGGAAACGGCTTACCTGCACATTAATCTGTTTCTCCTCATCATAAACTTGGATTATTCGAGACATCTAAAGAGGGGTAATAACAGTACAATAAAGACAAAAAGGCagcagagggggggaagagagaaatgtTTTACAGCACAGGCTGGTCAGGTAACACAGCATGTGTACTGTAAGTGTTCTCTTTAAGAGTACAGGCCTACACCCCTTGCTGAAATACTCAATAGTTTTTTTCTAAATTCCAGTTTATGCCCAACTGAAGTTGCAAAAACTGTGTTGCTAAAGACTGGATTAATATGGCATTCATAGTTGACTATGAAtggatccccccccccatgactGTTGACCCATTGGAGATTTTAGATGGTTAATTTAGCATGATAATTCCAGAACTATTTCCATTTTATATAAATTTATAAAAATGTCCTACATTCTGTATTTATATTCATTCTGGAAGTTGTGATATTATAGGTAAATACTCTAGAGTAAAAGCTGTATCAAAAAAAAGTTTACCTACACCATCAGATGCCATTTATCCACATTAAGACACTTTATAGGGAATATTTAGTAGtataataaaataaacagtGAACCCACAGATGTGTTAAGGTTCTAAATATGGCACCTTAGTCACAAGattaacattttacatttagtcatttagcagacgctcttatccagagcgacttacagtaagtacagggacattcccccgaggcaaatagggtgaagtgcctcgcccaaggacacaacgtcatatagcacagccaggaatcgaaccggcaaccttcagattactagcccgattccattaccactcagccacctgactgagTGGTTAAGCCACCTTAACACAACAATTCCGGTGGCCATTCCAAAGCAAGCGAGTGTTGTAACTTCTTATAGCTATCCGCTATGTAAAGGGATTTCCACAATAGACGAGCATGATCCAGATTGGACCTGCAGTGATCTGCATCAAAAGACTGCCGCCCTTTTAATCACAAGGCCATGTCTATATTGTTATATTGTCCATGCATAAGCAGCTTACAAAAGCAGTGCAACCAAAACACTTCTTCCTCAATAGTGGTGATGAAACCATGCAATTGTTAGATGTTTGGATCAGCCAGCTACAGGCTTctcctccggggggggggggtttatcaCAGTCCATAACTGTCTGCTGGCatcaaaacatgtttttgaTCGTAGCTGATAAATGGAGTACCCTTCCTATCAGTGTGAAAGACCCTTAAAAAAAACCCAGAGGGTGCATGCAAAGCCATGCAGAAAAAGAAACAAACCATCTGCTGTTAATACCCACAGCCTCTGGTATACATATGTGTGGTTCCCTGTGCCCCCGACAACTCTGTCAGGCCCTCATACCAGGACTAGGACTCATGCCACTCACCTCGTTGTACTTGGCACAGTTGCTGAAGACCAGACGCACGTCCGCTACCAGCTCCCGAGGACTCTGGTAGTGCTGGGAGTGCTTCATCTGAAGCTTCTTCTTCACCAGTTTCAGGTCCATGGGTCTCTTGATGATCTTGTAGTAGTTGGGAACCTGGAAGATGCAGAGGCCGTGTTGAGAGGCATGATGACTCACCAACTGGAAGGGACGCAGGGGTGTCTTGGCAGGTACTTACAGCTGACGCCACGGGCTCCTGAAACTCCACGCTCAGCTGATTGCAGAAGACATGCAGCAGGAGGCGTTCACATTTCTACGGAGAGGAACAGTAAGGGAGATGAATGAGTGaaggagaagtgagggagatGAATGAGTGAAGGAGAAGTGAGGAAGATGAATGAGTGGAGGAGAAGTGAGATGAATgagtgaaggtggaggagaagtgagggagatGAATGAGTGaaggagaagtgagggagatGAATGAGTGAAGGTGaaggagaagtgagggagatGAATGAGTGAAGGTGaaggagaagtgagggagatGAATGAgtaaaggtggaggagaagtgagggagatgaatgagtgaaggtggaggagaagtgagggagatgaatgagtggaggagaagtgagggagatgaatgagtgaaggtggaggagaagtgagggagatgaatgagtggaggtggaggagacgtGAGCGAGATGaatgagtggaggtggaggagaagtgagggagatgaatgagtggaggagaagtgagggagatgaatgagtgaaggtggaggagaagtgagggagatgaatgagtggaggtggaggagacgtGAGCGAGATGAAtgagtggaggtggagcagCACATACAGGACTGGAAAGTCAACATGTCAACAAAAATACTAACAATTCCATCTCACGCtgccaaaaataaatacataaaaaaaatcttcGAACGTGAAAGacaaaatatacattttcatgtattcatttagcagacgcttttatccaaagcgacttccaagagaaagctttacaaagtgcataggtcactgataataacaacaagaaagccccaaaacattgcgagtagacaaaacatgaagcacatattgtgaacaaaatATATCACTATTCTGTCCGTAAACATGATgtacacattgtgtttgagaGTAGGGTTTCCCCTGTGTTGGACCACTGACCCGCTGGTCTTCTGGACTCATCCCTGGCTCAGTCTTGCCCTTCTTGCTCTGCTTCTCATCGTCACAGTTGTACTCCATCTCCGGGATGGACAGGTTCCGGCAGAACGTACACATCCAGTCTCCGCTGAAAGGGCAGAACccgagggaggaaaaaaaaaaaaaaaaagagtttcaACCTTTAGATGCCGCGAGTtcaaaatatttccgacggtccaCACAGCgtgagtttttttgttgttgtttattttaagCTAGcgagctttagttagcttccattacctagcaacctagcataatacacGTAGCAATgcactacctgctagtgttacttgttagcctcctctttagtacattttgaagccatactatagcgtctgtcatatagtttttatctatcggaaaatattcagttggaatgaTCGAAATTGCATATGTGCGACGGTACGCTGTGAGACCgtattcgaacgatcacatatgtgcattGCTAGTCCTGGATGAACACCTTTGTAAAATGAGCCTAAAGCACTCCAGAGATCCAGACAGGTGTGATGGAAACAGAGATCGTGGGTGGTGACATCGGTCTCACCTGGGGAGGGATTTGAGCGTGGGGATGTGGCAGGTGGTGTGGAACACTTTGGGACAGTTGTCACAGCACAGCAGGTCTCCTCCGTTGTTGCACACCGCGCACCAGTCCTCGTTGGGGtcatcctccttcccttctgccGCCCCACTCTGATTGGTTTCCATCTCCGTGGCTGCGCCCTCGCCGCTTTGGGAGGAGGCGGGGGCGGCGGCGGGGGCGGCGGCGGTGCCGTTGGTGAGAGGCGGCTCTGCTGTCGTGCTGTCGTCTTTCTGTGCGGCTGCTGGGTGGGCGGTGCTGGGGCTGTCAGAGGGCTCTTTGGGCTCGATCTTGACCATGGTCTGGACGGAGCCGCTGGATGAATTTCCGGTGGACATGGAGCCCTGCGCTGGGAGAGGGCTGCTCTCCGGGCTACTCATCTACGGAGGCGCAGGTGggggaaaagaaaaacacatcaaGCCTTGATGCCTTAAGGATATTAAAACGTCATTAAggctttaaaaaagaaaaaagaaagatggtCGTGGGGTTCTCACGAGACGACATTAATTTACATTTCCTTAGTAATGTCACATTGCATCTATCTTGTTGTAACTAACAGGGGATAGCATTCCTAACCATTGTCCACATTATATTAATACAGCAATACAGGTAGTGCATGTCTATAGGATCCATGtctattgcacacacacacacaaaagtagtgtgtgtgtgagtgtgtccagAGAGAGGTTGGAGAGCAGTCAGGTGCAGAGGGGTTGTCCTACCATGCATgcgctcctcccctcctttcctcgtTCCGTCTTGACATTAGAAGCTGCTCCCGAGAGGCTGCACTCGTCCTCTAATCCCGGCTCTAGTTTCACTCTCACCTGCTCCACCGGGGCGCTCAAGGGCCCAGGCCTCCCTGCTGAGCTACagctggggcacacacacacacacatacacttcaaTATTCAGAGGCTTAAGTAATGAGCACTGACAGAAATACCCTatgatgtagtgtgtgtgtgtgtgtgtttgtatgtgtgtgggggatgatgagtgtgcgtgtgtgggggtttgcatatgtgtgtgtgtgtgggggggatggtgTTCATCATTACCTCCCTCTGCTGCCTGTGCTGGATGAACTGGAGGGTCGAACTGGCGTGTGGGAGTTTGATAACCCtgcgtgtgtgggagagaaggagaaaaccAATAGGTACAAGTAACAGAAACTGTATGTTTCATAATCATAGCAATATGCCATGGCAAGTAGCATTCACAGCAGatacaccacagaagaagagaggagggagtagaGTGgagacaccacagaagaagagaggagggagtagaGTGGAGTGGagacacaccacagaagaagagaggggggtgcaGAGTGGAGTGGtgacacaccacagaagaagagaggagggagtagaGTGGAGTGgtgacaccacagaagaagagaggagggagtagaGTGGAGTGGtgacacaccacagaagaagagaggagggagtagaGTGGagacacaccacagaagaaaagaggagggagtAGAGTGGAGTGgtgacaccacagaagaagagaggagggtgtaGAGTGGAGTGGtgacacaccacagaagaaaagaggagggagtAGAGTGGAGTGgtgacaccacagaagaagagaggagggagtagaGTGGAGTGGtgacacaccacagaagaagagatgAGGGAGTAGAGTGGAGACAAGTGTGTTCTGAGTGGAGTGAAACCTCCCCCGTCCACAGTACCTGAGGAGCCAGGTGAGTGGGTGGTGGGCACAGGAGAGGGGTTCATCTCCATGGGAGCTCCATACATAGGGTTTTTGCTGGCAGAAAGATATCTGGTCAGGAGGTGGTCTAGGCTGCTGGAACCAGCATCTTCCAGCTGAGGGCGCCACAGGGAAAAAAAAAGGAACCAGAAGGAGAGAAATCATGTTTGACATCCAACTATAATTCCAGGATTGTTTATCTGCGGCTTTATCATCTCGAGAACCGGGCACTGTATGACGTTTGAATGCGCCGGTTTAATGGCTAAGACCCCAAGGATGTGCAATGTGGACTATTTTCtacatttgtttttttaagatacAAATGTATTTCTACACATTCAAATCTAGTTCTTCACCAGGGATTCCAAAAGTGTGGAgagaggaaaaatgtaatggtGGTCTAATGGTGTCATAATTCATATTAATCATATTATAATTcgtattatatggcaacgacagtacgtgcgttctgattggctaatgggtagtcatgccagacGCGTATTGCCCTCATCGCCGGTCTGATatggatccgtattgccctctgacgtcatctACAAAATTAGCGATATTGATAGACATCAAAAGCCTTGAGGAAATTTAGAAGCAGCAAAAATGTGTTATTGAAAGTGATGAAGAAGACTAGAAACTATAGTTCGAATCACTTGTGTTATTACTTTACTgtaaattaaagccattttagctgAGCCGTGTTGTCCATATTCAATTGATCATTGTAACTTGAAGCTAGCAAGTAATTGGTTGCTACGCAACACCTGTAACACATTGTgtcgtgagaagacttgagagctgaACAAAACTACATGTTTGCTATTAACAAttaccatttattttcctttACAAAATGAAAGGAGCGAGAAATGGCATATAATAAATAACTATAATAAATAACTAACTGCAACATTTAACAGCAGACTAAATCTTGTAAACAAACTCCATGCGCTAGCAAACTGTTCTCTCATTGGTCCGATTTTAATGCAGCTATAAATAGACTGTttagctttttctttttttaaggtGTGGGGGGTAGATATAGAAGGGGGCGGTGGCCTAAAAAGTTTAGGAACCACTgttcaacacaaacaaatctcTATGGCTTAATTTGACCATTATACAGTAAGTCAGGCATCTGTTACCCGCCACTTGTTTGTAAACGGTGTGATTTTATCTGGTGTTTGTGCACTCAATTTACCATGCCACTGACTTATCAGCAGTGGTTAACACTACAAACCCCAAAGGAGGGGAAATGAGTCACACAGGAAATGAAAATCGACCACAGTCGAGCACTGACAAGGGGTGTGTGCAGGTTCGGACAGGCTGTCAGGAGAGTCGGGATATCTCCCGAATGGCCAGTCAAACGGCCGCGGcataatacaaaaaataaataacaaataataataataatacacggtcgtgggccggtctgtgtttcaaagtcccgggtcgtttttcagtcccagtgcagacctgtgtgtgtgtgtgtttacctgaatGGGTGGGATGTCAGGAAGACAGGGCAAATTCTCTGGGTTTGTAACCGAGGGGATGAGCTCGATGGCCCCCACGATGGGGCTGGCGGGGCCCCTGTGGGCATGGGCACTCGCCATGCTGGCACTGGTGGGACTGGTGGGGTTGGCGTTGTGGAGGGACGCCACTGGGAAGGGCCCCGCGTGACCCGGGTTGGAATGCTACACGGGGAgatagggaaggaggagaggtaggacgTAAAAGAGAATAGGACAAGAGGATTCGAAGAGTTACTCTTTGGAAGGACGCTAGAACGTTATATTGCAAAAGCTTAGGGAAAGAGTTGCTAGGACATGCAGGCTAATGCATGCTGCACAAGACACTGTAAGTCCAAGTGGAAAAGATGCCAAACCCCTGATTGAAGTAAGAAACGAAACCTTTGGTGGTTCATCTCAGATTCTACAGACATCTAGACACAAAAAGAGAGCATCCATAGCTCAGAAGGCTCTTACCGTGATCAAACTGTACATGCACATTTGCCCccctcaaaatgaaaattgaattATATTTTGAGCTACTTTCGTTCATTTGTAGCCGTTATTGCCTGTGTGAGTATTTATTTAGTATATATATCGACTTGAACTAAGCAAAAAAAAATCGAATTAACTTTCAACATCCAATATTTACATCCACGTCGTTAAGTACCACTCTCCAGAGCGGCTCCCACTGAGACACAAAATATTTCCTTTTACGAGgttagtaaaaaaataaaaaaaataacagcCAGACATATTGTAACTGccgtcgtaaaaaaaaaaaaaatacatttgcaaaTGTAGGTGTCAGTAAATTTCCATGAGCTCCATGCGACAGCTGTGGCTCAGGGCAGCAGACCGACCTGTCTCTGCAGCTGGGGCTGCATCATAGGGGAGTACTGCTGGCCGTTGTGGAgccgggcctgggggggggccgTGGGCATGCGGctctggggctgaggcaggCGCATCTGGTGGGAGGAGGGGTACATGTGAGGGGAGCCGTTCATCCCCCCCGGCGCACCCCTCTGGTGGCCCTGCATACTGATGAgtctgggaggctggaggggggggagaggaggggggggagggggccacaggagggaagaggagaggtggggggtagGAGAGATACTTAGTGTTCATCCAAGACAGTATGCCTATTATTAAACCTGTGGGATGGTGGGAGATTACGTATATATTGTTTGACAGCTTTTTGCCATCTTATTTTCACATCCTGCTTGAATCTCCGACATCTACACTATCATACATCTTAGAACCAATAACTTTCCAGACATTCTTAATGGAGGGTCAGCAGGACTATCAAAACATGGCACACTCGCCTTTCTACAGGTCATCATCTAGGATAATATGTATGAAGGTTTGGATTAGCCAAAAGCTAATATATGTATTTT of the Hypomesus transpacificus isolate Combined female chromosome 18, fHypTra1, whole genome shotgun sequence genome contains:
- the trim33 gene encoding E3 ubiquitin-protein ligase TRIM33 isoform X2, translated to MADNKDEGDMESSAKLDAAPQEQENGEPESKDSNAVIVIEPNLTEEESLQSQENASQAPTPTSGGGDASGSSGAGEEASTSTSPVENTNVETTESSASGETAGTAVTTDMSPPPTVPAVNPAPVPINLLDTCAVCKQSLQTRDCEPKLLPCLHSFCLKCIPEPDRQITVQVPGPHGQPDTHIVNVMRCAVCHQDYKQSDIIDNYFVKDNTEASSTSDEKSAQVCTSCEDNAGTIGFCVECGEWLCKTCVEAHQRVKITKDHKIRTKEDANDETMGSTGTRRVFCPVHKQEPLKLFCETCDTLTCRDCQLLEHKEHRYQFLEEAFQNQKGVIETHMAKLQEKKNYVHFSVSQVQSRIKEMNDTHKKVEHEIKIAVFTLINEINKKGKSLLQQLEGVTKERSIKLLSQQRDTTLLAQQILHVLNFSHWAINNGSSTALLYSKRLIMFQLRYILKARLDPVPQANGAVRFFCDPTFWAKNVVNLGNLVYEKTPQAVHPPNVMVGGPVSPGHGHPGKHPGQINLAQLRLQHMQQQAFAQQQQKQHQQQQQQQQQHQQQQQHQQQQQQIQQQMRIASQLQHTRQAGPSQMMQQQPPRLISMQGHQRGAPGGMNGSPHMYPSSHQMRLPQPQSRMPTAPPQARLHNGQQYSPMMQPQLQRQHSNPGHAGPFPVASLHNANPTSPTSASMASAHAHRGPASPIVGAIELIPSVTNPENLPCLPDIPPIQLEDAGSSSLDHLLTRYLSASKNPMYGAPMEMNPSPVPTTHSPGSSGLSNSHTPVRPSSSSSTGSRGSCSSAGRPGPLSAPVEQVRVKLEPGLEDECSLSGAASNVKTERGKEGRSACMMSSPESSPLPAQGSMSTGNSSSGSVQTMVKIEPKEPSDSPSTAHPAAAQKDDSTTAEPPLTNGTAAAPAAAPASSQSGEGAATEMETNQSGAAEGKEDDPNEDWCAVCNNGGDLLCCDNCPKVFHTTCHIPTLKSLPSGDWMCTFCRNLSIPEMEYNCDDEKQSKKGKTEPGMSPEDQRKCERLLLHVFCNQLSVEFQEPVASAVPNYYKIIKRPMDLKLVKKKLQMKHSQHYQSPRELVADVRLVFSNCAKYNEMSRIIQVYDEEKQINVQADSEIAEVGKTMSVYFEEKLQELYPDQTFPVEAEEEVKAAEEEDLTEDSEDEFVEPRRKRLKTHEKALHIK
- the trim33 gene encoding E3 ubiquitin-protein ligase TRIM33 isoform X1, giving the protein MADNKDEGDMESSAKLDAAPQEQENGEPESKDSNAVIVIEPNLTEEESLQSQENASQAPTPTSGGGDASGSSGAGEEASTSTSPVENTNVETTESSASGETAGTAVTTDMSPPPTVPAVNPAPVPINLLDTCAVCKQSLQTRDCEPKLLPCLHSFCLKCIPEPDRQITVQVPGPHGQPDTHIVNVMRCAVCHQDYKQSDIIDNYFVKDNTEASSTSDEKSAQVCTSCEDNAGTIGFCVECGEWLCKTCVEAHQRVKITKDHKIRTKEDANDETMGSTGTRRVFCPVHKQEPLKLFCETCDTLTCRDCQLLEHKEHRYQFLEEAFQNQKGVIETHMAKLQEKKNYVHFSVSQVQSRIKEMNDTHKKVEHEIKIAVFTLINEINKKGKSLLQQLEGVTKERSIKLLSQQRDTTLLAQQILHVLNFSHWAINNGSSTALLYSKRLIMFQLRYILKARLDPVPQANGAVRFFCDPTFWAKNVVNLVGNLVYEKTPQAVHPPNVMVGGPVSPGHGHPGKHPGQINLAQLRLQHMQQQAFAQQQQKQHQQQQQQQQQHQQQQQHQQQQQQIQQQMRIASQLQHTRQAGPSQMMQQQPPRLISMQGHQRGAPGGMNGSPHMYPSSHQMRLPQPQSRMPTAPPQARLHNGQQYSPMMQPQLQRQHSNPGHAGPFPVASLHNANPTSPTSASMASAHAHRGPASPIVGAIELIPSVTNPENLPCLPDIPPIQLEDAGSSSLDHLLTRYLSASKNPMYGAPMEMNPSPVPTTHSPGSSGLSNSHTPVRPSSSSSTGSRGSCSSAGRPGPLSAPVEQVRVKLEPGLEDECSLSGAASNVKTERGKEGRSACMMSSPESSPLPAQGSMSTGNSSSGSVQTMVKIEPKEPSDSPSTAHPAAAQKDDSTTAEPPLTNGTAAAPAAAPASSQSGEGAATEMETNQSGAAEGKEDDPNEDWCAVCNNGGDLLCCDNCPKVFHTTCHIPTLKSLPSGDWMCTFCRNLSIPEMEYNCDDEKQSKKGKTEPGMSPEDQRKCERLLLHVFCNQLSVEFQEPVASAVPNYYKIIKRPMDLKLVKKKLQMKHSQHYQSPRELVADVRLVFSNCAKYNEMSRIIQVYDEEKQINVQADSEIAEVGKTMSVYFEEKLQELYPDQTFPVEAEEEVKAAEEEDLTEDSEDEFVEPRRKRLKTHEKALHIK